In Nocardioides nitrophenolicus, the genomic window CCCGGCCCGCCGCGCTCTCGTCCGCGGGTGTGCCCGTCTGGTCGAGGGTGATCGTCATGGCATCGCCACCTCGGCCGGGAGCCGGCGGCGCACCGGCTCGGGAGCGGGTACGTCGGCGCGCACGGCCTTGGCCTTGCGCTTGGCCGTCTTGGTGTCGATCAGGATCCGCGGGTCGATGAACGGGTAGGCCAGGTCGACGGCCAGGTTGATCGCCACGTAGATCAGCGTCGAGAGCAGCACCACGCCCTGCACCACCGGCAGGTCCTGGGTGTTGACCGCGTTGACGGTGATCATCCCGATCCCGTTGCGGGCGTAGACCGACTCGGTCACGACCGACCCGGCGATCAGCTCGCCGAAGGCCAGGCCGAGCAGGGTGAGCACGGGCAGCGAGGAGTTGCGCAGCACGTCCTTGCGGAAGATGAAGCCCTCGCCCGCGCCCTTGGCGTGCAGCACGTGCACGAAGGGCTGGTTGCGGGTCTTGCGGATCGATGTCGCCAGCACCTGCGCGATCGGTGCGGCCACGAGGATCCCGAGCGTCGCCGCGGGCGCGATGAGCGCCCGCAGCGAGCCGTCGTCGACGGAGGGGATCAGGTGGAACCGGAAGGACAGGTACTGCAGCGCCATGATGCCGACCACGAACGTCGGCACCGAGGCGAACAGGGCCGGGATCGAGCCGGCCAGGTTGCGCAGCCAGGCCCAGGGCGCGTAGTTGATGGTGACCGCGACCAGGCTCGCGAAGGCCACGCCGAAGACCAGGCCGAGCGTGGTGAGCTTGACCGTGGCCGGGAGGGCCTGGCCGATCAGCGACTCCACCGCGGTCGCATTGGTCAGCGAGTACCCGAAGTCGCCGTGGAGCACGCTCCACAGGCTGTGCAGGTACTGCTCCCACAGCGGACGGTCCAGGCCGTAGTACTCGAGGAGCAGCTTGGCGCCCTCCGGGGAGATGTTGGCCTCGGGGTCGCTGATCCGGTTGCTGACCGAGTCACCGGGCAGCGCACTCAGCAGGATGAAGGCGAGGGTCCAGGCGGCCCAGAGGACCAGCACCGCCTGACCCACGCGCTTCGCAACATAGCGGCGCATCGTCTCAGCGCTCTCTCGTCGTCACGGCCGTCACTCCGACAGCCAGGTGTCGTACCACCACGAGCGCGCGGTGGACTCGGTCTTGAAGCCCTGGACGCTCGGCGCGAGGCCGAAGACCTGGGTCTCGTCGTACAGCGGGTCGGAGTAGCCCTCGCTGAAGATGCGGTCCTCGATCTGCTGGATGATCGCCGCGCGCT contains:
- a CDS encoding ABC transporter permease, which produces MRRYVAKRVGQAVLVLWAAWTLAFILLSALPGDSVSNRISDPEANISPEGAKLLLEYYGLDRPLWEQYLHSLWSVLHGDFGYSLTNATAVESLIGQALPATVKLTTLGLVFGVAFASLVAVTINYAPWAWLRNLAGSIPALFASVPTFVVGIMALQYLSFRFHLIPSVDDGSLRALIAPAATLGILVAAPIAQVLATSIRKTRNQPFVHVLHAKGAGEGFIFRKDVLRNSSLPVLTLLGLAFGELIAGSVVTESVYARNGIGMITVNAVNTQDLPVVQGVVLLSTLIYVAINLAVDLAYPFIDPRILIDTKTAKRKAKAVRADVPAPEPVRRRLPAEVAMP